In the Arvicanthis niloticus isolate mArvNil1 unplaced genomic scaffold, mArvNil1.pat.X pat_scaffold_771_arrow_ctg1, whole genome shotgun sequence genome, one interval contains:
- the LOC117702409 gene encoding zinc finger protein 646 produces MEDMPLSFSCSDCQRHFPNLPELSRHRELLHSAANQDKEEADGIPHPYCSQPGSLANHQRNHETGLFPCTTCGKDFSNPLALQSHMRTHAPESHQRHRPPHAKETIPHLQRETMSTDSWDQRLGSGEGWENQTKHVQETHEWESGTDPRAASGTWEEPPTKQREGLEIQPDSKGSTEDWVPTTNSDGAPPLPTPASNLLSNLEQYLAESVVNFTEAQESTEPLPAEVERRYKCDQCGKTYKHAGSLTNHRQSHTLGIYPCAICFKEFSNLMALKNHSRLHAQYRPYHCPHCPRAFRLPRDLLEHQQSHEGIKQEQPWEDKEMPTTNGHADERSWGQLSRTGMLNGSGELSSSGQLEDGNSEEYRPFCCGDCGRTYRHAGSLINHRKSHQTGIYPCSICSKQLFNAAALKNHIRAHHRPRQVAGEDGQSSVSSAAPMSAENTPKEEEVPTASLDHRPYKCNECGRAYRHRGSLVNHRHSHRTGEYQCSLCPRKYPNLMALRNHVRVHCKATRRSTDPGTEGSPSPVKKEQPDPVGIEAAFHTDEEHVCKREEEATSNPPTADRTVSQVCSICGMMFEDLRSLEHHSMTHREGEKSKTDSTLSPTRTFACQDCGKSYRHSGSLINHRQTHQTGDFSCGACAKHFHTMAAMKSHLRRHSRQWNRRQQKQDSNTGEEEAKLPPVSTWTLKVENDEGPDSSRDPCETEDNLERDGDCLQAGSKGNKCVLKREEACFLGDKDGTGTEEGLEKKETCFLDSLDIPGDEESSETGFCGSLPGVNSDQKSGICQSDSSSHPADTDTVWKAEATHTCSDCGDSFPHAADLSSHRSCHPPGIYQCSLCPKEFDSLPALRSHFQNHRPGEVASAQPFLCCLCGMIFPGRTGYRHHLRQAHGASGITEGSEEEEEGTAETASTHSPPLQLSEAELLNQLQREVEALDGAGYGHICGCCGQTYDDLGSLERHHQSQSSSNRTENVPSHLEGSDDAIEMVADHGFEGTVTSVPEEGGDIKSEEGVDDTVADSLCMEAGESFLESHPRPFQCNQCGKTYRHGGSLVNHRKIHQTGDFICPVCSRCYPNLAAYRNHLRNHPRCKGSEPQMGPISEAGGHSEPQNAAGAGQEQAVIGQLQEELKVEPLEELAGIKEEVWEETTVKEEELEQGLETGCQTEVTSERPFSCEVCGRTYKHAGSLINHRQSHQTGHFGCQACSKGFSNLMSLKNHRRIHADPRHFCCSDCGKAFRLRKQLANHQRVHTERRRGRGTQKLIREDRPFRCGDCGRTYRHAGSLLNHQCNHETGRYSCPFCFKTFSDCTALKDHQKLHSDSQRRRQSGWPQRAAAIHCTLCGCAFPGKGSLERHLREHEEAKLELASSQGSQHGTEGSKENLDGDWGLESRSDGIESVLQLEHETERPGEHSQSPSRPACSEVTESTQEVGMVDGYQGDRAQMNHNGSWVLQDQLTKPEGKLEDTVSGNPCHLSESQSNGPTLRCTESWNGADSSSQLQPESHCCSQCGKTYCQPDGPLDPSISRKDCHSCLFCSKEFLNPVTTKIHNHIAAQSFACSNCSKVFESHNELATHIKTHAVEHSQVSSQTEETRDPQAGIIEVDLPGPGKAQEAPSGLPRNPEENGEPANEGQGINFTAAEDKERPFCCAQCGRSYRHAGSLLNHQKAHTIGLYPCSLCPKLLPNLLSLKNHSRTHTDPKRYRCNICGKAFRTAARLQGHGRVHAPQEGPFTCSHCPRHFRHRISFLRHQQQHQEEWTVSSSGASVAPATSRGDSSTASLQDSSPQWPADLNISL; encoded by the exons ATGGAGGACATGCCCCTCTCATTCAGTTGCTCTGACTGTCAGCGCCACTTTCCTAACCTCCCAGAACTGTCACGGCATCGGGAACTGCTCCATTCAGCTGCTAACCAGGACAAGGAGGAAGCTGATGGCATCCCTCACCCCTATTGCAGTCAGCCAGGGAGCTTAGCCAACCACCAGCGGAACCACGAGACTGGTCTTTTCCCCTGTACCACCTGTGGCAAGGATTTTTCTAATCCCTTGGCCCTCCAGAGCCATATGAGGACTCATGCTCCTGAAAGCCACCAAAGACACAGACCCCCACATGCCAAGGAAACCATTCCACACCTTCAGAGAGAGACCATGTCCACTGACTCCTGGGATCAGAGGCTTGGTTctggggaaggctgggaaaatCAGACAAAGCATGTACAAGAGACACATGAATGGGAATCTGGGACTGATCCCAGGGCAGCTTCAGGGACTTGGGAAGAACCACCTACCAAACAAAGAGAAGGCTTAGAAATTCAGCCAGATTCTAAAGGAAGTACAGAGGACTGGGTACCCACCACCAATTCTGATGGAGCACCACCACTCCCCACTCCAGCGAGCAACCTCCTTAGCAATTTGGAACAGTATTTGGCTGAATCAGTAGTGAACTTCACAGAGGCACAGGAGTCCACTGAGCCTCTTCCTGCTGAGGTGGAGCGAAGATACAAGTGCGATCAGTGTGGAAAAACCTATAAGCATGCTGGGAGCCTCACGAACCACCGCCAGAGCCACACACTGGGTATCTACCCTTGTGCCATCTGTTTCAAGGAGTTCTCTAATCTCATGGCCCTGAAGAACCACTCAAGACTCCATGCCCAGTATCggccttaccactgtcctcaCTGCCCCCGTGCCTTTCGGCTCCCTCGGGATCTGCTGGAGCATCAGCAGTCCCATGAAGGGATAAAGCAGGAACAACCATGGGAAGACAAAGAGATGCCTACCACAAATGGACATGCAGATGAGAGGAGCTGGGGTCAGCTATCTAGAACAGGGATGTTGAATGGTTCTGGGGAGCTCAGCTCTTCTGGGCAGCTAGAAGATGGTAACTCAGAGGAGTATCGACCTTTCTGTTGTGGGGACTGTGGCCGTACTTACCGTCATGCGGGTAGTCTCATCAACCATCGAAAGAGTCACCAAACAGGTATCTACCCCTGTTCCATTTGTTCCAAGCAGCTATTCAATGCAGCTGCTCTGAAAAACCATATTCGTGCTCATCATAGACCCCGGCAAGTAGCTGGGGAAGATGGTCAGTCATCAGTGTCCTCAGCTGCTCCTATGTCAGCTGAGAATACTCCAAAAGAGGAAGAAGTACCCACTGCCAGCCTGGACCATCGTCCCTATAAGTGTAATGAGTGTGGTCGGGCTTACCGCCACAGGGGGAGCCTGGTGAACCACCGCCACAGCCACCGGACAGGAGAGTACCAGTGTTCACTCTGTCCTCGAAAATACCCCAACCTTATGGCTCTGCGGAACCACGTGCGGGTACATTGCAAGGCTACACGGCGAAGTACAGATCCAGGGACTGAAGGTTCACCTAGCCCTGTCAAGAAAGAACAACCCGATCCAGTGGGAATAGAAGCAGCATTCCACACAGATGAGGAACATGTATGCAAACGTGAAGAAGAGGCCACCAGTAACCCCCCAACAGCAGATAGGACAGTGTCACAGGTGTGTAGCATTTGTGGGATGATgtttgaagatctcagaagtctTGAACACCATAGCATGACccacagggaaggagaaaaaagcaaGACAGACAGCACGTTGTCACCAACTAGAACATTTGCTTGCCAGGACTGTGGCAAGAGCTATCGACACTCAGGCAGCCTTATCAACCACAGGCAGACCCACCAAACAGGAGACTTCAGTTGTGGGGCCTGTGCCAAGCATTTCCATACCATGGCGGCTATGAAAAGCCATTTACGACGTCATAGTCGGCAGTGGAATAGAAGGCAGCAGAAACAAGATAGTAATACAGGTGAAGAAGAAGCCAAACTCCCACCTGTGAGTACCTGGACCCTGAAGGTAGAAAACGATGAGGGCCCGGATTCTTCCCGAGACCCTTGTGAGACTGAAGACAACCTGGAAAGGGATGGGGACTGTTTGCAGGCTGGATCTAAAGGCAACAAATGTGTGCTTAAAAGAGAGGAAGCCTGCTTTCTGGGTGATAAAGACGGCACAGGCACTGAGGAaggactagaaaagaaagagacCTGTTTCCTTGACAGCTTAGACATTCCAGGTGATGAGGAGAGCAGTGAAACTGGCTTCTGTGGTAGcctccctggggtgaacagtgacCAGAAGAGCGGCATTTGCCAGTCTGACTCCTCTTCCCACCCTGCTGACACTGACACTGTCTGGAAGGCTGAAGCCACTCACACATGTTCTGACTGTGGGGATTCTTTTCCCCATGCTGCTGACCTGTCGAGTCATAGGTCCTGCCACCCTCCAGGCATCTATCAATGCTCTCTCTGTCCAAAGGAATTTGATTCTCTGCCTGCCCTTCGCAGTCACTTCCAGAACCATAGGCCAGGGGAGGTAGCCTCAGCACAGCCCTTCCTCTGCTGCCTGTGCGGTATGATCTTTCCTGGGAGGACTGGCTACAGGCATCACCTGCGCCAGGCTCATGGTGCTTCTGGCATAACTGAGGgttcagaagaagaagaggaaggcacAGCAGAAACAGCCTCTACCCATAGTCCTCCCCTGCAACTCTCAGAAGCAGAGCTGCTGAATCAGCTGCAACGTGAGGTGGAAGCTCTAGATGGAGCAGGTTATGGGCATATTTGTGGCTGCTGTGGTCAGACCTATGATGACCTAGGGAGCCTGGAGCGTCACCACCAAAGTCAAAGTTCCAGCAATAGGACTGAGAATGTTCCTAGCCATTTGGAAGGATCAGATGATGCAATAGAAATGGTTGCAGATCATGGCTTTGAGGGCACAGTGACCTCTGTCCCAGAAGAAGGTGGAGATATAAAGTCTGAAGAGGGAGTAGATGACACAGTTGCAGACAGCCTTTGCATGGAGGCTGGTGAAAGCTTTCTGGAGTCCCACCCTCGCCCTTTTCAATGTAACCAGTGTGGCAAGACCTATCGCCATGGAGGAAGCCTAGTGAACCACCGAAAGATCCACCAGACAGGTGATTTCATCTGTCCTGTCTGTTCCCGCTGCTACCCCAACCTGGCTGCCTACCGGAATCATCTGCGGAACCACCCTCGCTGCAAGGGCTCAGAACCCCAAATGGGGCCCATCTCAGAGGCAGGAGGCCACAGTGAACCCCAGAATGCTgcaggggcagggcaggagcAGGCTGTCATAGGGCAGCTCCAGGAAGAACTTAAAGTGGAGCCCTTGGAGGAGCTGGCAGGTATCAAAGAAGAAGTGTGGGAGGAGACCACTGTAAAGGAGGAGGAACTGGAACAGGGGTTAGAGACAGGCTGTCAGACAGAGGTTACCTCTGAGCGGCCCTTTAGCTGTGAAGTGTGTGGCCGCACCTACAAGCATGCTGGCAGCCTTATCAATCACCGGCAGAGCCACCAGACTGGCCACTTTGGCTGCCAGGCCTGCTCCAAGGGCTTCTCCAACCTCATGTCGCTCAAGAACCACCGGCGCATCCACGCAGACCCTCGACATTTTTGCTGCAGTGACTGTGGGAAAGCCTTTCGCCTGCGGAAGCAGCTGGCCAACCATCAGCGGGTGCATACTGAGCGACGCAGGGGCAGGGGCACCCAGAAACTGATTCGTGAGGATCGTCCTTTCAGGTGTGGGGATTGTGGCCGGACTTACCGCCATGCTGGTAGCCTCCTAAACCACCAATGCAACCATGAGACGGGTCGTTACAGCTGCCCTTTCTGTTTTAAGACCTTTTCTGACTGCACAGCCCTGAAAGACCATCAGAAGCTGCATTCTGATAGTCAACGGAGGCGACAGTCAGGATGGCCTCAGAGGGCAGCAGCTATACATTGTACCCTTTGTGGCTGTGCCTTTCCTGGCAAGGGATCTCTAGAGCGGCACCTCCGGGAGCATGAGGAGGCCAAACTAGAGTTGGCCAGTAGCCAGGGAAGCCAACATGGTACAGAAGGCAGTAAGGAGAACCTTGATGGTGACTGGGGACTAGAGAGCAGGTCAGATGGCATTGAGTCAGTACTGCAGCTGGAACATGAAACCGAAAGGCCTGGGGAGCACAGTCAGAGTCCCAGTAGGCCAGCATGTTCAGAAGTCACAGAATCCACACAGGAGGTAGGGATGGTGGATGGATATCAAGGAGACAGGGCACAAATGAATCACAATGGTTCCTGGGTTCTTCAGGATCAGTTAACCAAGCCAGAAGGCAAGTTGGAAGACACTGTCTCTGGGAATCCTTGTCATCTCTCTGAGAGCCAGTCCAATGGTCCTACTCTGAGATGTACAGAAAGCTGGAATGGTGCAGACAGCAGCTCTCAACTCCAACCAGAGAGCCACTGCTGCAGCCAGTGTGGCAAGACCTACTGCCAACCTGATGGCCCCTTGGACCCCAGCATTAGCAGGAAAGACTGTCACAGTTGTTTGTTCTGCTCCAAAGAGTTCTTGAATCCTGTGACCACTAAGATCCACAACCACATTGCTGCCCAGAGCTTTGCTTGTAGTAACTGTAGCAAAGTGTTTGAGTCCCACAATGAACTGGCCACACACATAAAGACTCATGCTGTTGAGCATAGTCAGGTGTCAAGTCAGACAGAGGAGACCAGAGATCCACAAGCTGGGATAATAGAGGTAGATCTTCCTGGGCCAGGGAAAGCTCAGGAGGCCCCGTCAGGACTTCCTAGAAACCCAGAAGAGAACGGGGAGCCAGCTAATGAAGGACAAGGAATAAATTTCACAGCAGCCGAAGACAAGGAACGTCCCTTTTGCTGTGCTCAGTGTGGGCGTTCCTATCGCCATGCTGGTAGCCTACTCAATCACCAGAAGGCCCACACCATTGGACTCTACCCCTGTTCCCTGTGTCCCAAACTTCTGCCCAACCTGCTGTCTCTCAAGAACCACAGCAGGACCCACACGGACCCCAAGCGCTACAGGTGCAACATCTGTGGCAAGGCTTTCCGAACTGCTGCCCGCCTTCAGGGCCATGGACGGGTCCATGCACCCCAGGAGGGACCATTCACCTGTTCTCATTGTCCTCGCCACTTCCGCCACCGAATCAGCTTCCTGCgacaccagcagcagcaccaggaagagTGGACAGTGTCTAGCTCAG GAGCGTCAGTGGCACCAGCAACAAGCAGAGGGGACTCCTCTACAGCCTCGCTTCAGGACTCCTCACCCCAGTGGCCTGCGGACCTCAATATCTCTCTCTGA